A part of Streptomyces sp. NBC_01235 genomic DNA contains:
- a CDS encoding potassium-transporting ATPase subunit C, with amino-acid sequence MNNSVTNTVRLLWAGLRALLVLTLVTGVIYPLVVTGIAQGLFSDQANGSETKADGKVVGSSLIGQAYNLPLKKGQETPEPDLKWFQGRPANGLGSNSVNTQYKLILSGATNRSADNKDLIAWVTAAKAAVVKDNSVAGYTVKPSEVPADAVTSSGSGLDPDISPQYADIQVHRVAEKNGLSVAQVQKLVDDHTDGRILGFIGEPRVNVLELNVALKDLAAKS; translated from the coding sequence ATGAACAACTCAGTGACCAACACCGTCCGGTTGCTCTGGGCGGGCCTGCGCGCCCTCCTCGTGCTGACCCTGGTGACCGGCGTCATCTACCCGCTGGTGGTGACCGGCATCGCCCAGGGTCTGTTCAGTGACCAGGCCAACGGCTCCGAGACCAAGGCGGACGGCAAGGTCGTCGGCTCGTCCCTCATCGGCCAGGCGTACAACCTGCCGCTGAAGAAGGGTCAGGAGACCCCGGAGCCCGACCTGAAGTGGTTCCAGGGCCGCCCGGCCAACGGCCTCGGCAGCAACAGCGTCAACACCCAGTACAAGCTGATCCTGTCCGGCGCCACCAACCGGTCCGCCGACAACAAGGACCTGATCGCCTGGGTGACGGCCGCCAAGGCCGCCGTCGTCAAGGACAACTCGGTGGCCGGATACACGGTGAAGCCGTCCGAGGTGCCCGCCGACGCGGTGACGTCCTCCGGATCCGGCCTGGACCCGGACATCTCCCCGCAGTACGCGGACATCCAGGTCCATCGGGTCGCCGAGAAGAACGGCCTGTCGGTCGCCCAGGTGCAGAAGCTGGTCGACGACCACACCGACGGCCGCATCCTCGGCTTCATCGGAGAGCCCCGGGTGAACGTCCTCGAACTCAACGTCGCACTCAAGGACCTCGCGGCGAAGAGCTGA
- a CDS encoding ArsR/SmtB family transcription factor: MLTVASDIDVLARFGRALADPIRCRILLALRETPAYPADLAEALGVSRTRLSNHLACLRDCGLVVTVPDGRRTRYELADERLGHALDDLRTAVVAVETDRTCLDADAKGCC; the protein is encoded by the coding sequence GTGCTGACTGTTGCCTCCGACATCGACGTCCTGGCCCGGTTCGGGCGCGCACTCGCCGACCCGATCCGCTGCCGCATCCTGCTCGCCCTGCGCGAGACCCCGGCCTACCCTGCGGACCTCGCCGAAGCACTCGGCGTCTCCCGTACCCGGCTGTCCAACCACCTCGCCTGCCTGCGTGACTGCGGCCTGGTCGTCACTGTGCCCGACGGCCGCCGCACCCGCTACGAACTGGCCGACGAACGTCTCGGCCACGCGCTCGACGACCTGCGCACCGCTGTGGTCGCTGTCGAGACTGACCGCACCTGCTTGGATGCCGACGCAAAGGGGTGCTGCTGA
- a CDS encoding sensor histidine kinase KdpD produces MARGKLRIYLGAAPGVGKTYAMLSEAHRRVERGTDCVVAFVEHHHRPRTEVMLHGLEQTPRRELAYRDSTFTEMDVDAVLARRPEVVLVDELAHTNIPGSRNEKRWQDVEELLAAGIDVVSTVNIQHLESLGDVVESITGVRQRETVPDEVVRRADQIELVDMSPQALRRRMAHGNVYKPDKVDAALSNYFRPGNLTALRELALLWVADRVDAYLTEYRSEHRVSAIWGSRERIVVGLTGGPEGRTLIRRAARLAEKGAGGEVLAVYISRSDGLTAASPKELAVQRTLVEDLGGTFHHVVGDDIPLALLDFSRGVNATQIVLGVSRRKGWQYVFGPGVGATVARDSGPDLDVHLITHDEAGKGRGLPVARSARLGRSRLIWGWLAGLGGPVLLTWLLRSVSPNVGLANDMLLFLAMTVAAALLGGLFPALASAAAGSLLLNWYFTPPVHTLTIADPKNIVAIAIFVGVAVSVASVVDLAARRTHQAARLRAESEILSFLAGNVLRGETTLEALLERVRETFGMESVALLERESDVAPWTCAGSVGPQPCAVPDDADVDVPVGDHMALALTGRVLPAEDRRVLAAFAAQAVVVLDRRRLQEEADRARALAEGNRIRTALLAAVSHDLRTPLAGIKAAVTSLRSDDVEWSEQDRADLLEAIEEGADRLDHLVGNLLDMSRLQTGMVTAIIRETDLDEVIPMALGGVPEDSVDMDVPETLPMVDVDRGLLERSVANVVENAVKYSPADTRVLVKASAIADRVEVRVVDRGPGVPDEAKDRIFEPFQRYGDSPRGNGVGLGLAVARGFTEAIGGTLHAEDTPGGGLTMVLSLPRTVSHPATPEPDLPAAATS; encoded by the coding sequence ATGGCACGCGGCAAGCTCCGGATCTACCTCGGTGCGGCCCCCGGCGTCGGCAAGACCTACGCCATGCTGTCCGAGGCGCACCGCCGCGTGGAGCGGGGCACCGACTGCGTGGTCGCCTTCGTCGAGCACCACCACCGGCCGCGCACCGAGGTGATGCTGCACGGCCTGGAGCAGACCCCGCGCAGAGAACTGGCCTACCGGGACAGCACGTTCACGGAGATGGACGTGGACGCGGTCCTCGCGCGCCGCCCCGAAGTGGTGCTGGTGGACGAACTCGCCCACACCAACATCCCCGGCTCACGCAACGAGAAGCGCTGGCAGGACGTGGAGGAACTGCTGGCCGCCGGGATCGACGTCGTCTCCACGGTGAACATCCAGCACCTGGAGTCGCTCGGGGACGTCGTGGAGTCGATCACGGGCGTACGGCAGCGGGAGACCGTGCCGGACGAGGTCGTACGGCGGGCCGACCAGATCGAGCTGGTCGACATGTCCCCGCAGGCGCTGCGCCGTCGTATGGCGCACGGCAACGTCTACAAGCCGGACAAGGTCGACGCGGCCCTGTCCAACTACTTCCGGCCCGGCAACCTGACCGCCCTGCGCGAGCTGGCGCTGCTGTGGGTGGCCGACCGGGTCGACGCCTACCTGACCGAGTACCGCAGCGAGCACCGCGTCTCCGCCATCTGGGGCTCGCGCGAGCGGATCGTCGTCGGGCTCACCGGGGGCCCCGAGGGCCGGACGCTCATCCGTCGCGCGGCCCGGCTGGCGGAGAAGGGGGCAGGCGGCGAGGTGCTCGCCGTCTACATATCCCGCAGCGACGGCCTGACCGCGGCCTCCCCGAAGGAGCTGGCCGTCCAGCGCACCCTCGTCGAGGACCTCGGCGGCACCTTCCACCACGTCGTCGGCGACGACATACCCCTCGCGCTGCTCGACTTCTCGCGCGGGGTCAACGCCACCCAGATCGTGCTGGGCGTCTCCCGCCGCAAGGGCTGGCAGTACGTTTTCGGACCGGGCGTCGGCGCCACGGTCGCCCGCGACTCCGGGCCCGACCTCGACGTCCACCTCATCACCCACGACGAGGCCGGCAAGGGGCGGGGACTCCCGGTCGCCCGGAGCGCCCGCCTCGGCCGATCCCGCCTGATCTGGGGCTGGCTGGCCGGCCTCGGCGGCCCCGTCCTGCTGACCTGGCTGCTGCGCAGCGTGTCCCCCAACGTGGGGCTCGCCAACGACATGCTGCTGTTCCTGGCCATGACGGTGGCGGCGGCCCTGCTGGGCGGCCTCTTCCCCGCCCTGGCCTCGGCGGCGGCCGGTTCGCTCCTGCTGAACTGGTACTTCACCCCGCCCGTCCACACCCTGACCATCGCCGACCCGAAGAACATCGTCGCCATCGCGATCTTCGTCGGGGTCGCCGTGTCCGTCGCCTCGGTCGTGGACCTGGCCGCCCGCCGCACCCACCAGGCGGCGCGGCTGCGCGCCGAGTCGGAGATCCTCTCCTTCCTGGCCGGCAACGTCCTGCGCGGCGAGACCACCCTGGAGGCGCTCCTCGAACGCGTCCGCGAGACCTTCGGCATGGAGTCGGTGGCGCTGCTGGAGCGCGAGAGTGACGTGGCGCCCTGGACCTGCGCCGGGAGCGTGGGCCCGCAGCCCTGCGCCGTCCCCGACGACGCGGACGTCGACGTACCGGTCGGCGACCACATGGCGCTGGCCCTGACGGGACGCGTGCTGCCGGCCGAGGACCGGCGCGTCCTCGCGGCCTTCGCCGCGCAGGCCGTCGTCGTCCTGGACCGCCGGAGGTTGCAGGAGGAGGCGGACCGGGCGCGGGCGCTGGCCGAGGGCAACCGCATCCGCACCGCGCTGCTGGCCGCCGTCAGCCATGACCTGCGTACCCCGCTCGCCGGGATCAAGGCGGCGGTCACGTCCCTGCGCTCGGACGACGTCGAGTGGTCGGAGCAGGACCGGGCGGACCTGCTGGAAGCCATCGAGGAGGGCGCCGACCGGCTGGACCACCTCGTCGGCAACCTCCTCGACATGTCTCGCCTGCAGACCGGCATGGTCACCGCGATCATCCGCGAGACGGATCTCGACGAGGTGATCCCGATGGCGCTCGGCGGCGTCCCCGAGGACAGTGTCGACATGGACGTGCCGGAGACCCTGCCGATGGTCGACGTCGACCGGGGCCTCCTGGAGCGGTCCGTGGCCAACGTGGTCGAGAACGCCGTCAAGTACAGCCCTGCGGACACACGGGTACTGGTGAAGGCGAGCGCCATCGCCGACCGCGTCGAGGTCCGGGTCGTGGACCGCGGCCCGGGCGTCCCGGACGAGGCCAAGGACCGCATCTTCGAACCCTTCCAGCGCTACGGCGACTCACCGCGCGGCAACGGGGTCGGCCTCGGCCTGGCGGTCGCCCGCGGCTTCACCGAGGCCATCGGCGGCACCCTGCACGCCGAGGACACACCGGGCGGCGGCCTCACCATGGTGCTGAGCCTGCCGAGGACAGTGAGCCACCCCGCGACACCGGAACCGGACCTGCCAGCGGCGGCCACGTCCTGA
- a CDS encoding response regulator, with amino-acid sequence MTRVLVVEDDPQLVRALIINLQARRYGVDAAPDGTTALRLAAARQPDVVMLDLGLPDMDGVDVIKGLRGWSRVPILVLSARQASDEKVAALDAGADDYITKPFSMEELLARLRAAVRRTEEVPLAPGTRLVETADFTIDLLAKRAVRGDRDVRLTPTEWHLLEILVTSPGRLITQKHLLQEVWGVSQSNKTNYLRVYMAQLRRKLETDPSHPRYLITEPGMGYRFEG; translated from the coding sequence ATGACGCGAGTGCTGGTGGTGGAGGACGACCCGCAGCTCGTACGGGCCCTCATCATCAATCTCCAGGCACGCCGGTACGGGGTCGACGCGGCCCCCGACGGCACCACCGCGCTCCGGCTCGCGGCTGCCCGCCAGCCGGACGTGGTGATGCTCGACCTCGGGCTGCCCGACATGGACGGCGTCGACGTCATCAAGGGCCTGCGCGGCTGGAGCCGCGTACCCATCCTGGTGCTGTCCGCCCGGCAGGCGTCCGACGAGAAGGTCGCCGCCCTCGACGCGGGCGCCGACGACTACATCACCAAGCCGTTCAGCATGGAAGAGCTGCTCGCCCGGCTGCGGGCCGCCGTCCGCCGCACCGAGGAGGTACCGCTCGCGCCGGGGACGAGGCTCGTCGAGACGGCCGACTTCACCATCGACCTGCTGGCCAAGAGGGCCGTACGGGGCGATCGCGACGTACGCCTCACACCGACGGAATGGCACCTGCTGGAGATCCTGGTCACCAGCCCGGGACGGCTGATCACACAGAAGCACCTGCTCCAGGAGGTCTGGGGCGTCTCCCAGAGCAACAAGACCAACTACCTGCGGGTCTACATGGCCCAGCTGCGGCGCAAACTGGAGACGGACCCTTCCCACCCCCGCTATCTCATCACCGAGCCCGGCATGGGCTACCGCTTCGAAGGGTGA